A single Mangrovimonas sp. YM274 DNA region contains:
- a CDS encoding Rossmann-like and DUF2520 domain-containing protein, whose protein sequence is MISVSILGAGNVATHLYKALKKSESVSVNQWYNRHLASLETYKNEVSVTNDLSQLIQSDVYIIAVSDDAVTELSSNLPFEGRLVVHTSGSVGIHDLDKKHQRGVFYPLQTFTKGADLNFTDVPICIEVLKRENLPLLQKLGEALGSNVYKVNSDQRRALHLAAVFVNNFTNQLYRVAHEITESQGVEFEILKPLIMETAKKVQDMSPYMAQTGPAKRNDKKTIQKHLKLLENPQHEAIYKLLTSAIKKTHGR, encoded by the coding sequence ATGATTTCAGTTAGCATACTCGGTGCCGGTAATGTGGCTACACACTTATACAAGGCTCTTAAAAAGTCCGAATCGGTGTCTGTAAACCAATGGTACAACAGACATCTGGCTTCTTTGGAGACCTACAAAAATGAAGTTTCTGTAACAAACGACCTTTCACAACTTATCCAAAGTGACGTCTACATAATTGCGGTAAGTGATGATGCTGTAACAGAACTGTCTTCCAACTTACCTTTTGAAGGCAGATTGGTCGTACATACTTCTGGAAGTGTAGGCATCCACGATTTAGACAAAAAACACCAAAGAGGCGTCTTTTATCCGTTACAGACCTTCACTAAAGGAGCTGACTTAAATTTTACCGATGTCCCCATTTGCATTGAAGTTTTGAAAAGAGAAAACCTTCCTCTTTTACAAAAACTAGGAGAAGCTTTAGGCTCCAATGTTTATAAAGTAAATAGTGATCAACGAAGAGCTTTGCATTTAGCGGCTGTTTTTGTGAACAATTTCACCAATCAACTGTATCGTGTTGCTCATGAAATTACCGAAAGCCAAGGTGTGGAATTTGAAATCCTAAAGCCGCTCATTATGGAGACAGCTAAAAAAGTTCAGGACATGTCCCCATATATGGCCCAAACAGGTCCTGCCAAGCGCAACGACAAAAAAACAATTCAAAAACATTTAAAATTACTGGAGAATCCGCAGCACGAAGCCATCTACAAACTGCTTACCAGTGCAATCAAGAAAACCCATGGAAGATAA
- a CDS encoding group III truncated hemoglobin → MSKKDIQNRADIHLLVTTFYKKVRTDEVLGPFFNPVIKDWEAHFEHLTTFWESSLFLKTKYYGNPLEVHVKVDRETNHRITELHFGLWLNLWVQTIDELFEGEYAENAKHRARKMGSFLYLNIFQARQTP, encoded by the coding sequence ATGTCCAAAAAAGATATTCAAAACAGAGCCGATATTCATTTGTTGGTAACGACGTTTTACAAAAAAGTGAGAACCGATGAGGTTTTAGGGCCTTTTTTCAATCCTGTCATAAAAGATTGGGAGGCCCATTTTGAACATTTGACTACTTTTTGGGAGTCGAGTTTGTTTTTAAAGACCAAATATTACGGCAATCCGTTGGAGGTTCATGTAAAAGTAGATCGAGAAACCAACCACAGGATAACCGAATTGCATTTTGGGCTTTGGCTCAATTTGTGGGTACAAACCATAGACGAACTGTTTGAGGGCGAATATGCCGAAAATGCCAAACACAGGGCAAGAAAAATGGGCAGCTTTCTTTATTTGAATATTTTCCAAGCCAGACAAACTCCTTAA
- a CDS encoding HAD family hydrolase, translated as MEDKSYKEYLEHITTFIFDVDGVLTDGTITVTTSGEMLRTMNIKDGFALKTAIDAGFHICIISGGSNEGVRLRLNGLGIKDVYLGTHDKIEKLNEYLDNNNINIENVLYMGDDIPDYPVMSLAGLPCCPQDAVPEIKAISKYVSHKKGGKGAVRDVIEQVLKVQGKWNSNFSAKYD; from the coding sequence ATGGAAGATAAAAGCTATAAAGAATACTTAGAACACATCACTACCTTTATTTTTGACGTTGATGGTGTGCTTACCGATGGTACTATTACCGTAACCACTTCTGGCGAAATGCTCAGAACCATGAACATTAAAGATGGGTTTGCACTGAAAACTGCCATCGATGCGGGGTTTCATATCTGCATCATTTCCGGAGGCTCTAACGAAGGAGTTCGTTTACGGTTAAATGGTCTAGGCATTAAGGATGTGTATTTGGGAACCCATGATAAAATTGAAAAGCTCAACGAGTACCTTGACAACAACAATATCAACATAGAAAATGTGTTGTATATGGGTGACGATATCCCAGATTACCCTGTAATGTCTTTAGCAGGCTTACCATGTTGTCCTCAGGATGCCGTACCTGAAATAAAAGCCATTTCCAAATATGTGTCTCATAAAAAGGGCGGTAAAGGAGCTGTTCGCGATGTGATTGAGCAAGTCTTGAAAGTACAAGGCAAATGGAACAGTAATTTTAGCGCCAAATACGATTAA